The sequence below is a genomic window from Colletotrichum destructivum chromosome 4, complete sequence.
GGTTCGCATACTGCTTGTAAGCCTCTTCCATGGTTGTTGCTGATTCGGCTTcttgtcgagcttgtcgtcTGGTCGGCCTGAGAAGACCGGGGGGAGCAGCAAACTGATAAGCGACGACAGAATGAACAAGGGTTAGGTAATACTGTGTAGTGAGTTTGGTCCGACAGGAGTAGATGTGAGGCGAACAAGCATGCAACTGgggaaggagaggaggggaagggttAGGAGTTCGGGTGGTTTCGCTTCAGTCCTTTAAAAAGGGTTGGGAAGCTTGTTGAGGGAAACCGGGCAAGGACGGCCATTGACGGGCAGCGacagaagcagcagcagcagcaccaccagtAACAACAGCAGATGCAAGGAGGAATGCAAAAAAAGGCATATGCGCTAATGGCAAAATCCGGGGCACAGCAGACTTTTGGCTACCGAGGGATCGGCTTGCCTGTGATTTGCTAGCCGGGCTCGGGTTCTCCTCTGTGGGGAGTGGGCGGAAGATGGAAAGGAGGATTGTGCGGTGATTGGAACCGGGGAGAGAATGGAATGCATGATTACGTAGGTACCTCGGTACATGGGTGCGCTCGGGTAATCCTATGCATCGGGAAGTACCCGTACCCGTACAGTGCTCCTCCGTACCCGAATCCATCATGCAAACCATTGGCATTCAGAGGCAGAAGCGCCGGGCGTCGAAGCCGCTTGCTTCTAGGCCCCTTTTTGCCCCTCGTGCGAAAAATGTGACGAGGTGAGCTGACTCTGGTACGATGAGGCTTGCAAGAGacgtctgtctgtcttgtTTTTTATGCGCAGGAGAGTCCGGCTGCGCGTCGGGTCAGACGAGAGGTTTGGGCAATGTGCGATCAATGGCatccctttctttctttctctctctctccagatATGCATTGCATCGAGGGGGATGTTGTGAGAGGTTCATGCTTGCTACACGTTGGAGACTTCGGAAATGGCCGTCACGAGAAGCTCCGTTCCGGCAAAGGCGGGCTAGGTAATGTAACTAGCTGGCTATAGTAGCTCAAGCGCAATTTTTGAATATTTTTATCGCTTGGTTGGATGCTAGCACCGAGGAAATCATGGGAGAGGCGAGCCTGGCAGGCCTGGGTGACTCAAGTAGGAAAGTGTGGCTTAGGCGGGCTGTTTGCTGTCCCCTGAATTTCACTACTAGAGAAGGCCTTCTTCCTTTGGTCTACGGATACTGGTACGCAGTTTCAACACGTTGGGAGCAGCCAGAGGGGCAGCTTGGACCCCGCCAAGGTACCCCGTACCAATTATACTAACGATACCGTCGCGTGGCCACTGGTGGAGGGCACCTTTTGGATAAGGCGGCTGACAGCTGGCGGCCGGCACTGCAACAAGCGCATTGATATTTTTATTTTCAGCGAACGAAGAGGGGCAAAAGTgaaataaaataaaaataaagtaccgaaaaaaaaagtcgCAGTGACGGATAGCGCAGATACGATCGAcaaacgacgacgacgcctgcCTCGCACAGCAAATCTCGCGACCGAAGCTGCCCGTGAGCTCCCGGAGCATAACCGACTTGACCGACTAAACCCTTCGccccctctttcttcttcatgcTCCAGAGCGGCATTGCGCTCTAAGCAGAGGCCACACAAGATGCGGAATTTGCGCAACATCCGGTTCAGCGCCTGGGAGCAGCAACAGGACGTCACAGTCACGGCGTGCTGCTGGGACCCCGCCAAAGACGAGCTTCTCTGCACGACTGGGCCGACAGAGGCAAAAGCCACCATTGAGCTGGTGAGGCTGTCGGACCACCACCAAGAGCAGCAAATGTGTGGCGCCATTTCTTCTTAAATCTTGTCATGTTTCTATCTTTTGCTATTACCCTGTTTCACTATCCTGCCTCTGACCCCTggttttctcttcttcttcgtccacGCATGTTTCCTTCATCCTTGGCCCCATTTGCTCAATCTACCTGGACTAGACTGATTCTTGTCCCTGTTTTGGAGGGTATTTTGACCATGGGGCTGAGTGCGTGGCTTGGTCGATGAAGGCGTGCGAGAGACTCGGACCCGGACGACTCACTAACACGGCCTCGTAGTAAATCACACACCGTCACGAGTTGGGATacgccgagcccgagcccggACCTGCCCGCGGACAAGGTAGTCGGCCTACACCACTTCGCCGACACCCTCACCACCTGCAtcatcctcgagggcggcgacatcGTTACTGTGCAAGAGGACGATGCCAGCCGCGATGGCGACGTCCAGATCGAGATCGTCGGCTCCATTGATGCTGGAatctccgccgcccgctGGTCcccggacgaggagctgctcgtcgtcgtcaccaaggagggcaacgccgtcttcatGGGCCGCACCTTCGACCCCATCGCCGACGTTGTCATGACGCCCGACGACCTAAGGCTGTCGAAACACGTCTCCGTCGGCTGGGGCAAGAAGGAGACTCAGTTCCAGGGCAAGGGCGCCAAGGCCCTGCGCGACCCGACGATTCCCGAAAAGGTGGACGAGGGCCTGCCAAGCGtcaacgaggacggcgccgcgaCCGTCAGCTGGAGGGGTGACGGCGCGTATGTTGCCCTCAACTCTGTCGCCGGTGGCGCAAGGAGGGTTGTGAGGGTATACTCGCGCGAGGGCGTTCTCGACAGCGTCAGCGAGCCCGTAGATCATCTTGAGGCGGGTCTGAGCTGGAGACCCTCCGGAAACCTCATTGCGGGCATCCAGCGGCTCGAGGACCGGACGGATGTCGTCTTCTTTGAGAGGAACGGTTTGAGGCATGGGCAGTTCACGCTGCGCAGCGCCGATGGGCCCCTGAGTGCCCACAAGAAGATTGGGTTGGAGTGGAATTCCGACTCGACCGTTCTGGCCGTGGTTCTGAGTGACAGGATACAGCTGTGGACGACGGGCAACTATCACTGGTATCTGAAGCAGGAGGTGCCGCTGACGTCTGCGTTTGCTGGGTTGGCGTGGCACCCCGAGAAGCCGCTGCGTTTCGTCGCCGCTACGACGTGTCGGTTTACCCCTTTTCTCGTGGCTAGAGATGTGATATACTAACGAAGTGTGTAGCTGTCGTCAACGTCTCGGAGTACATCTTCGCCGTGTCCCGTGGCTCCCTGAGCCCACCCAATGACCACGGAGCCGTTGCGGTTGTCGACGGCCAGACCGTCAAGTTAACCCCCTTAAGGACCGCGAACGTGCCGCCACCCATGGCCCTATTTGAGCTCGACTTTGCGGCCAGCATTGTCGACGTCGCATTTGACCCCAGCAACTCGCTCATGGCGGTCTTGCATCGAAAGGGTCTGGATGTGTACGAGTGGCAGACTAAGGGCGATCGGTCGACGAAACCGAAAGAGTTGGTCAAGATCGCGTTCGATCCAGATGCCAAGACCAGGGTTCCCCTACAGGCTGCATTCTCTGGCCCGGCCGAGTGCCAGGTCCTTGCCTCCGAGGAGGGACTGAAGCTTGAGACTTACACCGTTGAGGCTTCCTCGCTCATCGCGTCAGGGGTCACTCAGCTCAGGGCCACAGAGACATTCTCGTCGATCTTCAGCCACGAGGGTGACTCAGGGGTTGAGGCCTGCGCACAAGACCGCTCGGGGAAGCTTTACAGGCTGGCTGGGAAGCAAGCCCCTGAGCTTCTTGGAACGCAGCTGTCGACCCAGCTTCCGTGGTGTGAGGTGCGGAGCATCAATGGGCGGAGCGTCGGCATTGGCCTGACCAGAAACGGTCACCTCTATGCCAACTCAAGGCAGTTGGCGAAGAACTGCACCTCGTTTGTCGTTACCCCCGCGCACATCATCTTCACGACCAACAACCATTTCCTCAAGTTTGTGCACCTTGTGGACCCTGAGGGTGAGTCGACTTGTATCTTTGCAGCCACACGCAAAGAGATATTGACCTGTTTACAGAGATGGAGGTCCCCGGAGACGATCCAGAGATCGACGAGCGATGCCGCAGCATCGAACGCGGCGCACGTCTCATCACCGCCATGCCGACCAATATGAACCTGGTTCTTCAGATGCCGAGAGGCAATCTTGAAACCATATTTCCCCGAGCCATGGTTGTTGCGGGTATCAGACAGCTTGTAGATGAGAATAACTATGGCAGGGCGTTTGCCTTCTGCCGTACGCAGAGGGTTGACATGAACATTCTCTACGATCACCAGCCGAGCCAGTTCCTATCCAACGTTGGTCTCTTCCTCGACCAACTCAAGGACATCTCGTACATAGACCTGTTTTTGTCGTCTCTCAGGTGAGTGCTCATATGCCTAGTCTGGTCCCTACAAGGATGTGGAACTGACTTGCAACAGAGATGAGGATGTCACTCAGACCATGTACAAGGACACAAAGCGCATATCCAGATCTCTCGAGACATCGGCAGAAGCCCCAGCCGCAGCACCTGCAGACCTCTCCGCCAAGTCCAAGGTCAACAAGATCTGTGACGCCATCCTCAAGAGCCTGCAGAGCAAGAAGAGCACGAACCTGCAGAACATCATCACAGCACATGTCTGCAAGGTCCCGCCagccctcgacgatggcctgACTCTCGTCGCAGAGCTGATGCAGGAAGACGAGAAGGTGGCAGAGAAGGCTGTCGAGCACAtctgcttcctcgtcgacgtcaaccgCCTCTACGAcaacgccctcggcctgtacaacctcgacctcgccttGCTCGTCGCCCAGCAATCGCAGCGCGATCCGAGGGAGTACCTCCCCTTCATCCAGGATCTCCACAACCTGCCCGACCTGCGCCGTAAGTTCGAAATCGACAACCACCTCGACCGCCGAGCCAAGGCTCTCTCGCACCTAaaggacctcgacgccttCGAGGAACTTTCGACGTACACCGCCAAGCATGCGCTGTACCAGGAAGCCCTCGCCCTCTACCGTTACGACCAGGCGCGTCACCAGGCCCTGACCGGTCTGTACGCGGCCTACCTCGAGTCCAAATCGAAGTACCGCGACGCCGGTCTCGCTTACGAGACCCTCCAAAACTTCAACAAGGCCACGAGCTGCTACCGCCAGGCCGGCGTAATGTGCTGGCGCGAGTGTCTCTTCGCCGCACAGCAGCAAACGCCCCCACCCTCGGAGGAGACTATTACGGAGCTGGCCTCTTCCCTCGCGGACGCCCTCTGGGAGGGCAAGGAATACGCCGCCGCAGCCACGATCCACGTCGACTACCTCGCCTCTCTTGAGACTGCCGTCAAGTGCCTCTGCAAGGGCTACCacttcgccgaggccctccgCCTCATCGCCCGCGAGCGCCGGGCGGACCTCCTTCCGACAACCTTCGACGGTGGTCTCGTTGAGGCActgagcagcagcaccgagTTTCTCGCCGACTGCAAGTCccagctcctcgcccaggTGCCGCGTGTCGCGGAGCTCCGCaggaaggccgccgaggacccgCTCGCCTTCTATGAGGGCGAGCGCCCCGGCGGTGGCGCGGGTGGTGACATCCCCGACGACgtctcggtggcggcgtcgtcacgCATCAGCACCAGCGCCAGTCTGTTCACGCGGTATACAGGCAAAGACGGCAGCGTCGGAACCGTGGGCACGGGCGTGTCGCGCGCGACCTCCAAAAACCGCAAgcgcgaggagaagaagcgcgcccGCGGCCGCAAGGGCACCGTCTACGAGGAGGAGTATCTCGTCAACAGCGTTCGCAGGCTCGTTGAGCGCGTCGAGGGTGGCGCAAAGGACGAGGTCGGACGCCTCGTCTTCGCGCTCGTGAGGCGCGGCATGACggagcgcgcgcgcgccg
It includes:
- a CDS encoding Putative elongator complex protein — translated: MRNLRNIRFSAWEQQQDVTVTACCWDPAKDELLCTTGPTEAKATIELVRLSDHHQEQQIKSHTVTSWDTPSPSPDLPADKVVGLHHFADTLTTCIILEGGDIVTVQEDDASRDGDVQIEIVGSIDAGISAARWSPDEELLVVVTKEGNAVFMGRTFDPIADVVMTPDDLRLSKHVSVGWGKKETQFQGKGAKALRDPTIPEKVDEGLPSVNEDGAATVSWRGDGAYVALNSVAGGARRVVRVYSREGVLDSVSEPVDHLEAGLSWRPSGNLIAGIQRLEDRTDVVFFERNGLRHGQFTLRSADGPLSAHKKIGLEWNSDSTVLAVVLSDRIQLWTTGNYHWYLKQEVPLTSAFAGLAWHPEKPLRFVAATTSVVNVSEYIFAVSRGSLSPPNDHGAVAVVDGQTVKLTPLRTANVPPPMALFELDFAASIVDVAFDPSNSLMAVLHRKGLDVYEWQTKGDRSTKPKELVKIAFDPDAKTRVPLQAAFSGPAECQVLASEEGLKLETYTVEASSLIASGVTQLRATETFSSIFSHEGDSGVEACAQDRSGKLYRLAGKQAPELLGTQLSTQLPWCEVRSINGRSVGIGLTRNGHLYANSRQLAKNCTSFVVTPAHIIFTTNNHFLKFVHLVDPEEMEVPGDDPEIDERCRSIERGARLITAMPTNMNLVLQMPRGNLETIFPRAMVVAGIRQLVDENNYGRAFAFCRTQRVDMNILYDHQPSQFLSNVGLFLDQLKDISYIDLFLSSLRDEDVTQTMYKDTKRISRSLETSAEAPAAAPADLSAKSKVNKICDAILKSLQSKKSTNLQNIITAHVCKVPPALDDGLTLVAELMQEDEKVAEKAVEHICFLVDVNRLYDNALGLYNLDLALLVAQQSQRDPREYLPFIQDLHNLPDLRRKFEIDNHLDRRAKALSHLKDLDAFEELSTYTAKHALYQEALALYRYDQARHQALTGLYAAYLESKSKYRDAGLAYETLQNFNKATSCYRQAGVMCWRECLFAAQQQTPPPSEETITELASSLADALWEGKEYAAAATIHVDYLASLETAVKCLCKGYHFAEALRLIARERRADLLPTTFDGGLVEALSSSTEFLADCKSQLLAQVPRVAELRRKAAEDPLAFYEGERPGGGAGGDIPDDVSVAASSRISTSASLFTRYTGKDGSVGTVGTGVSRATSKNRKREEKKRARGRKGTVYEEEYLVNSVRRLVERVEGGAKDEVGRLVFALVRRGMTERARAVEALMAEVVEGCKAAVREVFAGGKEEHEGEAMVGPDGETYMASGGDAVFQEHLEARAKKLEPPALSAFQKLTLLGS